A region of Phalacrocorax carbo chromosome 9, bPhaCar2.1, whole genome shotgun sequence DNA encodes the following proteins:
- the GNG2 gene encoding guanine nucleotide-binding protein G(I)/G(S)/G(O) subunit gamma-2, whose protein sequence is MASNNTASIAQARKLVEQLKMEANIDRIKVSKAAADLMAYCEAHAKEDPLLTPVPASENPFREKKFFCVIL, encoded by the exons ATGGCTAGCAACAACACTGCTAGCATAGCGCAAGCCCGCAAGCTGGTGGAGCAGCTGAAGATGGAGGCCAACATCGACAGGATAAAG GtgtcaaaagcagcagcagacctGATGGCGTACTGCGAAGCCCACGCCAAGGAGGACCCTCTATTGACCCCCGTCCCGGCCTCAGAAAACCCCTTTAGAGAGAAGAAGTTCTTCTGCGTGATCCTGTAA